Below is a window of Halomicrobium mukohataei DSM 12286 DNA.
GCTCGCAGTGTCGCTCGACGGTGTCGACGCGCCCGGCAGTGACCCGCTGTGTGCGGTCGGTGTCGGGGAGCGGGAGGCCGTCTGGCGCGTCGCTATCGGCGAAACAGACCACGTCGCCAGCGACGGGGCGGTCGAAGGGAAGCCCGCGGTCGAGGCGTTCCGAGAGGACGCGGTTGAACAGGTACGACTGGGCGGCGTTGACGAAGAGCGTCTGGAGGTTCGTCGGCAGCGTCTCCAGCGCGCTCCGGAACGCCGCTGGGGAGGCGTCGTCGGCGTCGGCCAGACTGTGACAGAGCGCCCGCTCGTACCCCAGCGCTCGCGGGAACCGCTCCAGTGCCCCCTCCCAGTCGTGGGTCTCTTCGACGTAGGCCCGTGCCGCCTGTGTCGCCTCGGGCTCGCGCTCGTTTGGGTTCCCGAGGTAGGCCATCACCGCGCCCTCCCAGTCGTTCCGGACGATCGCCAGCCCGACCTCGTGGGTGATCGGGCGCTTGCTGCCGAAGCGTTGCTGACCGAAGTAGTTCGGCACCGCGACCGTCGGCTCGTCGGCGGCGTCGGCGCTGCCGGCGAACTCGCGCAGTTGCTCGGTGATCCCGTCGACGCCGTCGGGGCGGTCCACCTCCCGGACGATGATCTCGAAGGCGTTGCCGGCGAGGTCGCCGAACAGCACCGGTCGTCCCGCCCGCCCGA
It encodes the following:
- the truD gene encoding tRNA pseudouridine(13) synthase TruD; this translates as MRPAQPIEQAVGMRYYVSDGDGIGGRLRASPEDFAVRELEAFEAEPADADSGAYAHLVVRATLHNWDTNDFASALSDRLGISRERVSWAGTKDKRAVTTQLFSIADADAADVPEIDGAEIDVVGRAGRPVLFGDLAGNAFEIIVREVDRPDGVDGITEQLREFAGSADAADEPTVAVPNYFGQQRFGSKRPITHEVGLAIVRNDWEGAVMAYLGNPNEREPEATQAARAYVEETHDWEGALERFPRALGYERALCHSLADADDASPAAFRSALETLPTNLQTLFVNAAQSYLFNRVLSERLDRGLPFDRPVAGDVVCFADSDAPDGLPLPDTDRTQRVTAGRVDTVERHCERGRAFVTAPLVGTETELAEGEPGEIERAVLADAELEPTDFALPGEFDSSGTRRAVQVRSQIDVRRRDGDAVEFAFSLPKGSYATVLLREYLKRDPAQL